The Pricia mediterranea genome includes a window with the following:
- a CDS encoding ankyrin repeat domain-containing protein has translation MKSKIHEYLLKLNNKALSKTSRINSMRIVANMSLVLLLLAAACGQSGTKTKEQANSSTEAKSVVDRPEMDIQAAILSDNLEAVKQHIKAGTDLDKKDAMSGSTPLITAASFGKIKMAQELIDAGADLTAKNNDGATALHTAAFFCRVEIVQMLIDANVDKSARNNFGATARESVMGPFADIKPIYEMLQQQLRPMGLQIDLNEIEKTRPVIAMMLE, from the coding sequence ATGAAATCGAAGATTCACGAATACTTGTTAAAATTAAATAACAAAGCCTTGAGTAAAACATCTAGAATTAATTCAATGAGAATAGTAGCAAACATGTCACTCGTTCTTCTTTTACTCGCAGCTGCTTGCGGGCAGTCCGGTACTAAGACAAAAGAACAGGCAAATAGTAGTACCGAAGCCAAGTCGGTAGTCGATAGGCCAGAAATGGACATCCAAGCGGCAATATTGTCGGATAATCTTGAAGCCGTGAAACAACACATTAAGGCAGGTACCGACCTTGATAAAAAAGATGCTATGAGCGGTTCTACACCGTTGATCACCGCGGCAAGTTTCGGAAAAATTAAGATGGCCCAAGAACTAATCGATGCCGGTGCGGATTTAACCGCCAAAAATAATGACGGGGCCACAGCCTTACATACCGCTGCATTCTTTTGCAGGGTTGAAATCGTCCAAATGCTCATTGACGCAAATGTTGATAAATCCGCGCGGAACAATTTTGGTGCAACGGCTCGGGAATCCGTAATGGGACCCTTTGCGGATATCAAGCCCATCTATGAAATGCTTCAGCAACAATTACGGCCCATGGGCTTGCAAATCGATCTGAACGAAATCGAAAAAACCAGACCGGTCATTGCAATGATGTTGGAGTAA
- a CDS encoding acyltransferase family protein — protein sequence MTTERRHDIDWLRVIAIGLLLIYHIAITFQPWAMFIGFIRSDEFLEGLWKPMTMLNVWRIPLLFYVSGMGLYFAMRKRNWKQLLVERTKRILLPFAFGVVAITTLHMFIFQIYYDIPLGYFPHAGHLWFLGNIFAYVLLLLPLFFYLKKNENGRFKKGLSAFTGNPGGPLLISLFFVLEAVMVKPQLFAMYAETWHGFFLGLLAFFFGFLFVYSGKTFWQTVLRWRWLYIGLAAILYSVRYFVFATEAPGYLTAIESNCWVFGVFGLGCKYLNRPSKILSYLSQAAYPVYIIHMFVLYAGSMLILPLEIPVFLKFMAITAFTGIVCYLVYEFVLRRVVFLRPLFGLKWTFNRLKRQATNIVSESKT from the coding sequence ATGACAACGGAACGAAGACATGATATCGATTGGCTCAGGGTTATTGCCATTGGTCTGCTACTCATTTATCATATAGCCATAACTTTTCAGCCGTGGGCCATGTTCATTGGCTTTATCAGGAGTGATGAATTTCTAGAGGGTTTATGGAAACCCATGACCATGCTCAACGTCTGGCGAATTCCGTTATTGTTCTATGTATCCGGTATGGGGCTCTATTTTGCCATGCGCAAAAGAAACTGGAAGCAATTGCTTGTAGAAAGAACAAAGCGGATCCTTTTACCCTTCGCCTTTGGCGTTGTGGCCATAACCACCTTACATATGTTTATTTTTCAGATCTATTACGATATACCCTTGGGCTATTTTCCGCATGCGGGGCATTTATGGTTTTTGGGGAATATTTTTGCATACGTACTGCTCTTACTACCGTTGTTTTTTTATCTAAAAAAAAACGAGAACGGAAGGTTTAAAAAAGGGTTGTCCGCATTTACGGGCAATCCCGGTGGACCTTTGTTGATTTCGTTGTTCTTTGTCTTGGAAGCCGTGATGGTAAAGCCCCAGCTGTTCGCCATGTACGCTGAGACCTGGCATGGCTTTTTCCTTGGACTGCTTGCCTTCTTTTTTGGTTTTCTTTTTGTATATAGTGGAAAAACCTTCTGGCAAACCGTTTTAAGGTGGCGATGGTTATATATTGGCTTGGCCGCTATTTTGTATAGCGTCCGGTACTTTGTTTTTGCGACGGAAGCACCGGGTTATCTTACGGCCATAGAATCCAATTGTTGGGTTTTCGGGGTTTTTGGGTTGGGGTGCAAGTACTTGAACAGGCCAAGCAAAATTTTGAGCTATTTAAGCCAAGCTGCATATCCCGTGTACATTATTCACATGTTTGTATTGTATGCCGGGTCTATGCTCATTTTGCCATTGGAGATACCGGTTTTCCTAAAATTCATGGCTATAACAGCATTTACGGGTATTGTTTGCTATCTTGTTTATGAGTTTGTCCTTCGGAGGGTTGTTTTCTTAAGGCCCTTGTTTGGATTGAAATGGACGTTTAACAGATTGAA